A genomic window from Heterodontus francisci isolate sHetFra1 chromosome 36, sHetFra1.hap1, whole genome shotgun sequence includes:
- the LOC137351599 gene encoding cleavage stimulation factor subunit 2 tau variant-like: protein MDRAGMEGAGMEGAGMEGAGMEGGAGMEGAGMEGAGMEAAGIEGAGMRQLSFAGESSKPLPPFV from the exons atggatagagcagggatggagggagcaggaatggagggagcagggatggagggagcagggatggaggga ggagcaggaatggagggagcagggatggagggagcagggatggaggcagCAGGGATTGAGGGAGCGGGAATG CGTCAATTGTCATttgcgggagagagttccaaacctctaccaccctttgtgtga